One genomic segment of Thermodesulfobacteriota bacterium includes these proteins:
- a CDS encoding methyl-accepting chemotaxis protein, which produces MLARFGLHRKFSLLLVIFLAIGLANTAIIYAVVQDQKTNGRAINLAGRQRMLSQKMSKEALSLADCPDLAACRATLSQTVTLFDRTLRGLLAGDDELGLKPPAHPEILAKLQEVDALWQPFRKHFAVLQERPPASPEGQAALAAIRQGNVPLLATMNDAVTLYEEKNQADAVLSFQFGLLAVLVSCLAGSWLLIRRAVTKPLRQVSSILAGSSQQVSQSAAGLASAAQDLADGSARQASALEESSASLEELTAMTRSNAENTAKADELMGATRQVVDKAQTYMGQMDASMTAIDAAGKEIGKIIRTIDEIAFQTNLLALNAAVEAARAGEAGLGFAVVAEEVRNLAGRSANAAKDTAALIEDIISKIQDGAYLVGQSTKAFAEVADSATKAAALIAEITTANREQSTGMTQISHGIQDMDAVVQENAASAAQSSAAADELRNEAERLEEIVARLVVLVEGQRAGEAGTLLPATVPQR; this is translated from the coding sequence ATGCTGGCGCGCTTCGGTCTGCACCGCAAGTTCTCGCTCCTGCTCGTCATCTTCCTCGCCATCGGTCTCGCCAACACCGCCATCATCTACGCGGTGGTCCAGGACCAGAAGACCAACGGCCGGGCCATCAACCTGGCCGGCCGCCAGCGGATGCTCTCCCAGAAGATGAGCAAGGAGGCCCTGTCCCTGGCCGATTGCCCGGATCTGGCGGCCTGCCGGGCCACCTTGAGCCAGACCGTGACCCTCTTCGACCGCACCCTGCGCGGGCTCCTCGCCGGCGATGACGAGCTGGGCCTTAAGCCCCCGGCGCATCCGGAGATTCTGGCCAAGCTTCAGGAGGTGGATGCCCTGTGGCAGCCCTTCCGCAAGCACTTTGCCGTGCTCCAGGAGCGCCCGCCCGCCTCCCCGGAGGGCCAGGCAGCGCTGGCCGCCATCCGCCAGGGCAATGTCCCTTTGCTGGCCACCATGAACGACGCCGTCACCCTGTACGAGGAGAAGAACCAGGCCGACGCCGTGCTCTCCTTCCAGTTCGGCCTGCTGGCGGTGCTGGTAAGCTGTCTGGCTGGCAGCTGGCTCCTCATCCGGCGGGCCGTCACAAAGCCCCTGCGCCAGGTCTCCAGCATCCTGGCCGGCAGCAGCCAGCAGGTGAGCCAGTCGGCAGCCGGCCTGGCCTCGGCGGCCCAGGACTTGGCGGACGGCTCCGCCCGGCAGGCCAGCGCCCTGGAGGAGTCCTCGGCCTCCCTGGAAGAGCTCACCGCCATGACCAGAAGCAATGCCGAGAACACCGCCAAGGCGGATGAGCTCATGGGCGCGACCCGCCAGGTGGTGGACAAGGCCCAAACCTACATGGGGCAGATGGACGCCTCCATGACGGCCATCGATGCCGCCGGCAAGGAGATCGGCAAGATCATCCGCACCATCGACGAGATCGCCTTCCAGACCAATCTCTTGGCCTTGAACGCGGCGGTGGAGGCGGCCCGGGCCGGCGAGGCCGGCCTGGGCTTCGCGGTGGTGGCGGAGGAGGTGCGCAACCTGGCCGGCCGCTCGGCCAACGCCGCCAAGGACACCGCCGCCCTCATCGAGGACATCATCAGCAAGATCCAGGACGGCGCCTACCTGGTCGGCCAGTCCACCAAGGCCTTTGCCGAGGTGGCCGACAGCGCCACCAAGGCCGCGGCCCTCATCGCCGAGATCACCACGGCCAACCGGGAGCAGTCCACAGGCATGACCCAGATCAGCCATGGCATCCAGGACATGGACGCGGTGGTCCAGGAGAACGCCGCCTCGGCTGCCCAGTCCTCCGCCGCCGCCGACGAGCTGCGCAACGAGGCG
- a CDS encoding PilZ domain-containing protein, which produces MHEEKRSLKRRHLIFYLEVFDDRTGQYLGHLVDITTKGIMLVSKDPIETGETRLLRMILPEEFAGRTHLVFEAKSVWSGKDINPDFYDTGFEVANLSLAAKRYIQGLIEQMGFND; this is translated from the coding sequence ATGCACGAGGAGAAACGCAGCCTGAAGCGCCGGCACCTCATCTTCTACCTGGAGGTTTTCGACGATCGGACCGGCCAGTATCTGGGCCACCTCGTGGATATCACCACCAAGGGGATCATGCTGGTGAGCAAGGACCCCATCGAGACCGGCGAGACCCGCCTCTTGCGCATGATCCTGCCGGAGGAGTTCGCCGGCCGCACCCACCTGGTCTTCGAGGCCAAGAGCGTCTGGTCCGGCAAGGATATCAATCCGGACTTCTACGACACCGGCTTCGAGGTCGCCAACCTGTCGCTGGCGGCCAAGCGGTACATCCAGGGCCTCATCGAGCAGATGGGCTTCAACGACTGA